The Deltaproteobacteria bacterium genome window below encodes:
- a CDS encoding VWA domain-containing protein, producing MAREVNEEEIIRAVERYKRLRGQGTLANMLVFGRVLKDLGFRLGLSQVIDANRSLPLIDIQSRPDFHRTLAANLLHDHEDIALFDQVFEAFWQGDMEIEPAMETMEVPAQSPDDSLDPSDDSSGTTEETVAEQEGAAEEGDPDADPLLVPTYSPNELLNEKDFSEMGIEESRAVTQAILLIASKIATQVSRRKKRARRGTEIDPRGTMRRNIKYGGELVELVARKRRIKKTRVVLLCDVSGSMDCYSRFLIQFMYGLQNELWGVETFVFSTTLSRITHLIRTKNIGNALEKISKSVLGWSGGTNIGRSLEIFNRDFAVSMVTHRTVVVIISDGWDRGDVGVLERQMQALKRRCGKMIWLNPLLASENYEPLCKGMQAALPYLDLFLSAHNANSLVHLGHTMRRLVA from the coding sequence ATGGCAAGAGAAGTGAACGAGGAAGAGATCATCCGCGCGGTGGAGCGCTACAAGCGCCTGCGCGGGCAGGGCACCCTGGCCAACATGCTCGTGTTCGGCCGGGTGCTCAAGGACCTGGGCTTCCGGCTCGGGCTGAGCCAGGTCATCGACGCCAACCGCTCGCTGCCGCTCATCGACATCCAGAGCCGGCCGGACTTCCACCGGACGCTGGCGGCCAACCTGCTCCACGACCACGAGGACATTGCGCTCTTCGACCAGGTGTTCGAGGCCTTCTGGCAGGGCGACATGGAGATCGAACCTGCCATGGAGACCATGGAGGTGCCGGCCCAGAGCCCCGACGATTCGCTGGACCCCTCGGACGACAGCAGCGGCACGACGGAGGAGACCGTCGCCGAGCAGGAGGGCGCGGCCGAAGAGGGCGATCCGGACGCGGACCCGCTGTTGGTGCCCACCTACAGCCCCAACGAGCTGTTGAACGAGAAGGACTTCAGCGAGATGGGCATCGAGGAGAGCCGGGCCGTGACCCAGGCGATCCTGCTCATCGCCTCGAAGATCGCTACCCAGGTGAGCCGGCGCAAGAAGCGCGCGCGCCGGGGCACGGAGATCGACCCGCGCGGCACCATGCGCCGCAACATCAAGTACGGCGGCGAGCTGGTGGAGCTGGTGGCGCGCAAGCGGCGCATCAAGAAGACCCGGGTGGTGCTGCTGTGCGACGTGAGCGGCTCCATGGACTGCTACAGCCGCTTCCTGATCCAGTTCATGTACGGCCTGCAGAACGAGCTGTGGGGCGTGGAGACTTTCGTCTTCAGCACCACCCTGAGCCGCATCACCCACCTGATCCGCACCAAGAACATCGGCAACGCCCTGGAGAAGATCTCCAAGAGCGTGCTGGGCTGGTCCGGCGGCACCAACATCGGCCGCTCGCTGGAGATCTTCAACCGCGACTTCGCGGTGAGCATGGTGACCCACCGCACCGTGGTGGTGATCATCAGCGACGGCTGGGACCGGGGCGACGTGGGCGTGCTGGAACGGCAGATGCAGGCCCTCAAGCGGCGTTGCGGCAAGATGATCTGGCTCAATCCGCTGCTGGCGAGCGAGAACTACGAGCCCTTGTGCAAGGGCATGCAGGCGGCGCTGCCGTACCTGGACCTGTTCCTGTCGGCGCACAACGCCAACAGCTTGGTCCATCTCGGCCACACCATGCGCAGGCTGGTGGCGTAG
- a CDS encoding MoxR family ATPase: MDLDSITVDSIRDSLRERKYICDRSLATVVYLSVRLGKPILLEGEAGVGKTEIAKVLADVLQTRLIRLQCYEGLDSNTALYEWNYPKQMLRIKLEEIGSRDRESVETEIFSEEYLISRPLLDAIRTDGAEPPVLLIDEIDRADMEFEAFLLEVLSDFQISIPEVGTIQAQKRPYVFLTSNRTREIHDALKRRCLYHWIEYPTFEKEYEIITTKHPEIQQLMAEQICAFMQQVRQMNFYKRPGVAETLDWASALLLLNRGELDPEIVKETVGCVFKYREDLHHLEEELSGDKLDMDRILKEPATVVGGGPQ, encoded by the coding sequence CAAGTACATCTGCGACCGGAGCCTTGCCACCGTGGTCTATCTGTCGGTGCGCCTGGGCAAGCCGATCCTGCTGGAAGGGGAGGCGGGCGTGGGCAAGACCGAGATCGCCAAGGTGCTAGCGGACGTTCTCCAGACCCGGCTCATCCGTCTCCAGTGCTACGAGGGGCTGGACTCGAACACCGCGCTCTACGAGTGGAACTATCCCAAGCAGATGCTGCGCATCAAGCTGGAGGAGATCGGCTCCCGGGACCGCGAGTCGGTGGAGACCGAGATCTTCTCCGAGGAATACCTCATCAGCCGGCCGCTGCTGGACGCCATCCGCACCGACGGCGCCGAGCCCCCGGTGCTGCTCATCGACGAGATCGACCGCGCCGACATGGAGTTCGAGGCGTTTCTCCTGGAAGTGCTGTCGGACTTCCAGATCAGCATTCCGGAGGTGGGCACCATCCAGGCGCAGAAGCGGCCTTACGTCTTCCTCACCTCCAACCGCACCCGCGAGATCCACGACGCGCTCAAGCGCCGCTGCCTGTACCACTGGATCGAGTACCCCACGTTCGAGAAGGAGTACGAGATCATCACGACCAAGCATCCGGAGATCCAGCAGCTCATGGCCGAGCAGATCTGCGCGTTCATGCAGCAGGTCCGGCAGATGAACTTCTACAAGCGGCCGGGGGTGGCCGAGACCCTGGACTGGGCGTCGGCGCTGCTGCTGCTCAACCGCGGCGAGCTGGACCCGGAGATCGTGAAGGAGACCGTGGGCTGCGTGTTCAAGTACCGCGAGGACCTGCACCACCTGGAGGAAGAGCTGTCCGGCGACAAGCTCGACATGGACCGCATCCTGAAGGAGCCGGCCACCGTGGTGGGCGGGGGCCCCCAGTAA